Proteins co-encoded in one Oreochromis aureus strain Israel breed Guangdong linkage group 3, ZZ_aureus, whole genome shotgun sequence genomic window:
- the LOC120438647 gene encoding uncharacterized protein LOC120438647 isoform X1, protein MYVLINYSLLHNLFCLFIYQCLYMSLSKEHYYDGESGTGYLAWRIKAIQRCTAKERRLSSGAPGDGSSSEDQCGGPTVRRELQFVTEKVLSEDECKDTISLMKNSADEDTFKKKMKLTFVYRHSMVLDLLLSSNIPSVSPCFKDIKGLNEQDFVLMFGEDVSGRLLERWPTTFKRKIIQQGRKLPSTSDLKELLLAADSPEDATEVNADIGWDSDLSAILLLLHLIPPSGQGRKRPGKVSASQAERGLVVFKKTGTNIQEHLDAITTSTQPDLLAVGVKKNDIHQFFIILDKNVRGVGIVYCYYLRLFL, encoded by the exons ATGTATGTCCTTATCAACTATTCATTGTTACATAACttattttgtttattcatttatcaGTGTCTGTACATGTCACTCTCCAAGGAACATTATTATGATGGCGAAAGTGGCACTGGGTACTTGGCCTGGAGGATTAAAGCCATACAGAGATGCACTGCTAAAGAGAGGCGATTATCATCTGGAG CACCAGGAGATGGATCATCCAGTGAAGACCAGTGTGGCGGACCAACTGTCAGACGAGAGTTGCAGTTTGTTACAGAGAAGGTGCTGAGTGAGGATGAGTGCAAGGATACAATCTCTCTGATGAAAAATTCAGCTGATGAAGACACATTCAAGAAGAAGATGAAGTTGACATTTGTTTATCGACACAGCATGGTCCTTGACCTCCTGCTGTCAAGCAACATACCGTCTGTTTCTCCATGTTTCAAAGATATCAAAGGCTTG AACGAACAGGATTTTGTACTGATGTTTGGTGAGGATGTATCAGGCAGGTTGCTGGAGAGGTGGCCAACAACATTCAAAAGAAAGATTATCCAACAAGGCAGAAAGCTTCCTTCTACCAGTGACCTGAAAGAACTCTTGCTGGCAGCTGACTCACCTGAGGATGCCACAGAAGTTAATGCTGACATTG GCTGGGACAGTGACCTCTCAGCAATTCTATTGCTATTACACCTGATTCCACCATCTGGTCAGGGTCGGAAGAGACCAGGAAAGGTGTCAGCTTCTCAAGCAGAAAGGGGTCTTGTGGTCTTCAAGaag ACTGGAACAAATATCCAAGAGCACCTTGATGCCATCACTACCAGCACTCAACCCGACCTCCTGGCTGTTGGGGTGAAAAAGAATGACATCCACCAGTTCTTCATTATTCTTGACAAGAATGTGAGAGGAGTAGGAATagtttactgctattatttgcggctatttttataa
- the LOC120438647 gene encoding uncharacterized protein LOC120438647 isoform X2 — MSLSKEHYYDGESGTGYLAWRIKAIQRCTAKERRLSSGAPGDGSSSEDQCGGPTVRRELQFVTEKVLSEDECKDTISLMKNSADEDTFKKKMKLTFVYRHSMVLDLLLSSNIPSVSPCFKDIKGLNEQDFVLMFGEDVSGRLLERWPTTFKRKIIQQGRKLPSTSDLKELLLAADSPEDATEVNADIGWDSDLSAILLLLHLIPPSGQGRKRPGKVSASQAERGLVVFKKTGTNIQEHLDAITTSTQPDLLAVGVKKNDIHQFFIILDKNVRGVGIVYCYYLRLFL; from the exons ATGTCACTCTCCAAGGAACATTATTATGATGGCGAAAGTGGCACTGGGTACTTGGCCTGGAGGATTAAAGCCATACAGAGATGCACTGCTAAAGAGAGGCGATTATCATCTGGAG CACCAGGAGATGGATCATCCAGTGAAGACCAGTGTGGCGGACCAACTGTCAGACGAGAGTTGCAGTTTGTTACAGAGAAGGTGCTGAGTGAGGATGAGTGCAAGGATACAATCTCTCTGATGAAAAATTCAGCTGATGAAGACACATTCAAGAAGAAGATGAAGTTGACATTTGTTTATCGACACAGCATGGTCCTTGACCTCCTGCTGTCAAGCAACATACCGTCTGTTTCTCCATGTTTCAAAGATATCAAAGGCTTG AACGAACAGGATTTTGTACTGATGTTTGGTGAGGATGTATCAGGCAGGTTGCTGGAGAGGTGGCCAACAACATTCAAAAGAAAGATTATCCAACAAGGCAGAAAGCTTCCTTCTACCAGTGACCTGAAAGAACTCTTGCTGGCAGCTGACTCACCTGAGGATGCCACAGAAGTTAATGCTGACATTG GCTGGGACAGTGACCTCTCAGCAATTCTATTGCTATTACACCTGATTCCACCATCTGGTCAGGGTCGGAAGAGACCAGGAAAGGTGTCAGCTTCTCAAGCAGAAAGGGGTCTTGTGGTCTTCAAGaag ACTGGAACAAATATCCAAGAGCACCTTGATGCCATCACTACCAGCACTCAACCCGACCTCCTGGCTGTTGGGGTGAAAAAGAATGACATCCACCAGTTCTTCATTATTCTTGACAAGAATGTGAGAGGAGTAGGAATagtttactgctattatttgcggctatttttataa